A stretch of the Panicum virgatum strain AP13 chromosome 9N, P.virgatum_v5, whole genome shotgun sequence genome encodes the following:
- the LOC120690634 gene encoding uncharacterized protein LOC120690634, whose protein sequence is MADSNLGVQELPDEVLTEILARLPAKSAGRFRCVSRAWSAMLSSDYFVDLHARRANRPDHPRLLLTAVGSSYDSYLYSWQPGGAVEKLMPDEFGGGVTVPLTKPCRGLVLVRATNNGGYFVFNPSTGEALALPDSEKPLKMKLRVGISRWPKPKLPFYVRVSYGLGYCTLRKEYKVVRLFSNRQAGGGDDEIAPARTEVFVLNTPGYWRPSAENPPPCTVKEKNPAVFLNGYLHFLCFDGGITTFNISDETLGSLLPPPDFENVASVLTELDGCLCLCYGEPDSEDPIHLCVLRDYEEARWEKLCCIDRTAWTESERMLLDSLWIAPIGIYNYSGGGRKIMFGTGSCKVFAVDPDGGDPEILLTPEDTMVGSCEDDHVPTSVLLEESLVPVGVSIEDMVFSSPTTEAWFDILKWLPTRSVLELRLVCREWRGMIMTDCFTQSHVIHANLKRSPWIKFIVDPRFGHYMDLDDSLGICQYELLPHLDLVCSQPCHGLNVGSCSFWDFVCNPAIGYCKHIQFDDNDGTFFAGRIGLGYDTEIEKHVMVHITYEEKNLETRHYKLQCKMKYVDDCEWDPIDPPPRPVAGIPPTFVNGKIYWMVDPNLGPVSARCEIVAFNVNTEEFEVLQGPPWTHGSGHMTILELQGALCISYSDQSRNTVDLWMMKDDGIWLMEYHIVLDKLEGNAAPLAVDPTDGWILLNTGWSLGYYDPRTSAFETIYTKRFPDLKFYPIICHESLVCPLK, encoded by the coding sequence atggcggacaGCAATCTTGGTGTCCAGGAGCTGCCCGACGAGGTCCTAACGGAGATCCTCGCCCGGCTGCCGGCCAAGTCGGCGGGGCGCTTCCGCTGCGTGTCCCGCGCGTGGTCGGCCATGCTCTCGTCGGACTACTTCGTCGACCTCCACGCGCGGCGGGCCAACAGGCCGGACCACCCCAGGCTGCTCCTCACCGCGGTTGGGTCCTCCTACGACAGCTACTTGTATTCATGGCAGCCCGGAGGTGCGGTCGAGAAGCTCATGCCCGACGAATTCGGGGGAGGGGTAACCGTGCCTCTCACCAAGCCCTGCCGGGGCCTCGTTCTAGTCCGGGCCACTAACAATGGCGGTTATTTCGTCTTCAATCCTTCCACTGGTGAGGCCTTAGCTCTTCCCGACAGCGAAAAGCCATTGAAGATGAAGTTGCGCGTGGGAATTTCAAGATGGCCTAAACCCAAGCTGCCGTTCTACGTAAGGGTATCATACGGCCTTGGTTACTGCACATTGAGGAAGGAGTATAAAGTAGTACGCTTGTTCTCCAATCGTCAAGCTGGAGGTGGAGATGATGAAATTGCGCCTGCAAGAACCGAGGTCTTCGTCCTCAACACGCCTGGTTACTGGAGGCCTAGTGCTGAAAACCCTCCTCCGTGCACCGTGAAGGAGAAGAACCCAGCTGTCTTCTTAAACGGGTACCTGCACTTTCTATGCTTTGATGGTGGCATCACCACCTTCAACATCAGCGATGAGACCTTGGGTTCGTTGCTGCCACCACCAGATTTTGAGAATGTGGCGTCTGTGCTGACAGAGCTGGATGGGTGTTTGTGTCTTTGTTATGGAGAGCCGGATAGTGAAGATCCTATTCATTTATGTGTGCTGAGAGATTACGAGGAAGCCCGGTGGGAGAAGTTATGCTGTATTGATCGAACTGCTTGGACAGAATCTGAGCGCATGCTGCTGGACTCGCTCTGGATTGCTCCAATTGGTATATATAATTACTCAGGCGGTGGACGAAAGATCATGTTTGGGACAGGTTCTTGCAAGGTGTTTGCAGTAGACCCTGATGGTGGCGACCCAGAGATTTTATTGACACCAGAGGATACCATGGTTGGAAGTTGTGAGGATGACCATGTACCAACGTCTGTTCTATTAGAGGAGAGCCTCGTGCCCGTGGGCGTATCAATTGAGGACATGGTCTTCTCATCGCCAACAACTGAAGCTTGGTTTGACATCCTCAAGTGGCTGCCGACACGTTCTGTTTTGGAGCTAAGATTAGTTTGCAGGGAGTGGCGTGGAATGATCATGACTGATTGCTTTACCCAATCACATGTTATCCATGCAAACTTGAAAAGGAGCCCATGGATTAAGTTCATCGTGGATCCTCGCTTCGGTCACTATATGGATCTGGATGACAGCCTCGGGATCTGTCAATATGAACTATTACCACACCTTGATCTTGTATGTTCCCAGCCTTGCCATGGCCTCAATGTTGGGAGCTGCTCATTCTGGGATTTCGTATGCAATCCTGCAATAGGTTATTGTAAGCACATACAGTTTGATGATAACGATGGTACATTTTTCGCTGGTCGCATTGGGTTGGGGTACGACACAGAGATTGAGAAGCATGTCATGGTGCATATTACCTACGAAGAGAAGAACCTGGAAACGAGACATTATAAACTGCAGTGCAAAATGAAGTATGTGGATGACTGCGAATGGGATCCAATAGATCCTCCTCCTAGACCAGTAGCTGGCATACCGCCGACCTTCGTCAACGGCAAGATTTACTGGATGGTAGACCCTAATCTTGGACCAGTCTCTGCAAGATGCGAAATTGTCGCATTCAATGTCAACACAGAGGAATTCGAAGTCCTGCAAGGTCCACCGTGGACCCATGGTAGTGGGCATATGACCATCCTCGAGCTTCAAGGAGCACTTTGTATTTCTTATTCAGACCAGAGCAGGAACACGGTCGACCTGTGGATGATGAAAGATGACGGTATCTGGTTAATGGAGTATCATATAGTGCTTGACAAGTTAGAGGGGAACGCTGCACCATTGGCTGTTGATCCAACAGATGGATGGATTTTACTCAACACTGGTTGGTCACTGGGCTACTATGACCCCAGGACATCAGCATTTGAGACCATCTACACCAAGCGCTTTCCGGACTTAAAGTTCTATCCCATTATCTGCCATGAAAGTTTAGTCTGCCCGCTAAAATAG
- the LOC120690636 gene encoding uncharacterized protein LOC120690636, protein MANGLRSVQRTIEAFRRGNYSVEKDGPNRSEVMGYIHGYYKEAFDRLPSSLDPLVHEVGFCFGFFDPVFNIIANTAALGGSSSLVEKEAKREGKRRRSEIGTSSKGKGKKASRGKEICADANVIAARSLKGLVTFLTTYFLYLPTSEALRYLRLARADLLVAVRIIEEDRDSEAFTIHHPTTKIALTCAALAAMRHHDSGSDDPKVTRLATSSLTLASRLDMVSPFLTMQGCQCISIATISQLFKLSSEGRHETADSDGVMRYAIPRFPSSIKKTPYPYDLELALMKVLQDRIHGFYLKAISCIPVSCLHLRHHRGLLKAGHCYGRFDPVTNIILHTI, encoded by the coding sequence ATGGCCAACGGACTGCGCAGCGTCCAGAGGACGATTGAAGCTTTCCGCCGCGGCAATTACTCCGTGGAAAAAGACGGCCCCAACAGATCTGAGGTGATGGGTTACATCCATGGGTACTACAAGGAGGCGTTTGATCGGCTCCCTTCCTCTCTGGATCCGCTCGTCCACGAGGTTGGCTTCTGCTTCGGCTTCTTCGACCCCGTCTTCAACATCATCGCCAACACCGCTGCCCTTGGAGGCTCATCATCGTTGGTGGAGAAAGAGGCAAAGCGggaggggaagaggaggagatCAGAAATCGGCACCAGCAGCAAGGGAAAGGGGAAGAAGGCCAGTAGGGGGAAGGAGATCTGCGCCGATGCCAACGTAATTGCAGCGCGATCGCTCAAGGGCCTCGTCACCTTCCTCACCACCTACTTCCTCTACCTTCCCACCTCGGAAGCCCTGCGCTATCTGCGCCTGGCCAGGGCTGATCTCCTCGTAGCCGTGCGCATCATCGAGGAGGATCGCGACTCTGAAGCCTTCACCATCCACCACCCTACAACCAAAATTGCTCTGACTTGTGCTGCCCTCGCTGCAATGCGTCACCACGACTCCGGATCAGATGATCCCAAGGTCACCAGACTTGCGACTAGCTCTCTCACGCTGGCTTCCCGTTTGGACATGGTCTCCCCCTTCCTGACGATGCAAGGCTGCCAGTGCATTAGTATTGCCACTATAAGTCAACTTTTCAAGTTATCGTCGGAAGGCAGGCATGAGACAGCAGACTCGGATGGGGTCATGCGGTATGCCATCCCAAGGTTTCCCTCCAGCATAAAGAAGACGCCGTATCCGTATGACCTTGAACTAGCTCTGATGAAGGTGCTTCAAGATAGAATCCATGGGTTCTACCTCAAGGCAATTTCCTGCATCCCGGTGTCCTGCTTGCACTTGCGGCACCACCGGGGCCTCCTGAAGGCTGGCCACTGCTATGGTCGGTTTGATCCTGTCACCAACATCATCCTCCACACCATCTAG
- the LOC120688864 gene encoding uncharacterized protein LOC120688864 gives MAAARAANHPNPTALATFASGSMQEGLDLKSLLEVKRTLSPDDVRTISTHLLQYPRNKPGGLVQKLTKHDSQIVSAKRKDFEAHQNSIYRCVQAALSKHTQDKGEEYELLAICGVNTEIPRNGSYGYYDNYDGYPYSHINIWARMKGSQLADVAPTLLFIQCRNDSEDTTDSQTLCLPVSESSKDAGRCFHCEQSGTKIVHPLSHSYLGQNFNFEEMARGKHSITNNELVGYGDRRTVFLDTSEDDCIYFDPAWDADFSVRLNEAAKRELEGEDGASSRAKMRMVKEVARAMAAFIHLKE, from the exons ATGGCTGCTGCTCGTGCTGCAAATCACCCTAACCCTACAGCACTAGCAACCTTTGCATCAGGGTCCATGCAAGAAGGGTTAGATTTGAAGTCATTGCTTGAGGTTAAGCGTACCCTGTCCCCTGATGATGTTCGCACCATCTCGACACATTTGTTACAGTATCCACGTAACAAGCCTGGGGGGCTGGTTCAGAAACTGACAAAGCATGACTCCCAGATTGTCTCTGCCAAAAGGAAGGATTTTGAGGCGCACCAAAATTCGATTTACAGATGTGTTCAAGCTGCATTAAGTAAACATACACAAGATAAG GGAGAGGAGTATGAGCTTCTTGCAATCTGTGGGGTGAATACTGAAATACCCAGGAATGGCAGTTATGGTTACTATGATAACTACGACGGATACCCATATTCCCATATCAACATCTGGGCAAGGATGAAAGGGTCACAACTTGCTGATGTAGCTCCCACACTCCTTTTCATTCAGTGTAGAAATGACTCTGAAGACACGACGGACTCTCAAACTCTGTGCTTGCCTGTGTCAGAGTCATCAAAAGATGCCG GTCGCTGCTTCCATTGCGAGCAAAGTGGGACCAAAATTGTGCATCCGTTGTCACATTCATACCTTGGGCAAAACTTCAACTTTGAGGAAATGGCTCGTGGAAAACATTCCATTACAAATAACGAACTAGTTGGATATGGGGACCGAAGGACTGTTTTTCTGGATACATCAGAGGATgattgcatttattttgatCCTGCATGGGATGCTGATTTTTCTGTGCGGCTTAATGAGGCTGCTAAGAGGGAACTGGAGGGGGAGGATGGGGCTTCATCTCGGGCCAAGATGCGCATGGTAAAAGAAGTTGCGCGAGCAATGGCTGCTTTCATACATCTCAAGGAATGA
- the LOC120690638 gene encoding uncharacterized protein LOC120690638, with protein sequence MLLRQLHLQARRQCAPHPALELPSLLYLFRSLSIVLPEASTTPPRRSPPVRVQLPQGSPCSSSAPLGSDFRIDVVDSDLWPASLGFLPEPVRGSEFTDDFPQHEGDEVHDLDDEIDDMRHRKKLFYKLDRGSREFEENNVPLRRSRRREKANAKNSKECKNVEPIKSVSANVPKLKVKSAAREDDVVEVKRERVPTFNQMTDPYHHPFCLDIHVTKGSVRACFVHRVTSRVVAVAHSISKDMKFDLGSRKGKGLKACAAVGAVLAKRAIEDDIHNAVYTPRKGDRIEGKIEVVLRAIIDNGVDVKVKLKQRKPIKKTLVMQQDQSP encoded by the coding sequence ATGCTCCTCCGGCAGCTGCATCTCCAAGCGCGGCGGCAGTGCGCACCGCATCCGGCTCTGGAGCTTCCCAGCCTCCTTTACCTCTTCCGCTCGCTGTCCATCGTCCTTCCTGAAGCGTCGACCACGCCACCGCGGCGGTCTCCACCTGTGCGAGTCCAGCTGCCACAAGGCTCGCCTTGCTCAAGTTCTGCCCCCCTTGGCTCCGACTTCCGCATCGACGTGGTCGACTCCGACCTATGGCCCGCGTCTCTGGGATTCTTGCCGGAGCCAGTACGCGGCAGCGAGTTCACAGATGACTTTCCGCAACACGAGGGTGATGAGGTACATGATTTGGATGATGAGATTGATGACATGAGGCACCGCAAGAAGCTGTTCTACAAGCTGGACAGGGGCTCGCGGGAGTTTGAGGAGAATAACGTGCCCTTGCGTCGCAGCAGAAGAAGGGAGAAAGCCAACGCCAAGAACTCAAAGGAATGCAAGAATGTGGAGCCCATAAAGTCTGTTTCTGCCAATGTTCCAAAGCTGAAGGTAAAGAGTGCAGCACGTGAGGACGACGTGGTTGAGGTGAAGCGGGAACGGGTGCCAACATTCAACCAGATGACCGATCCTTACCACCACCCTTTCTGCCTTGATATACATGTCACCAAAGGGTCAGTGCGTGCTTGCTTCGTGCACCGAGTGACCAGCAGGGTGGTGGCTGTTGCACACTCCATATCAAAAGATATGAAGTTTGATCTGGGTTCAAGGAAGGGTAAGGGTTTGAAGGCCTGTGCGGCTGTTGGTGCCGTGCTTGCGAAGCGTGCCATAGAGGATGATATCCACAATGCAGTGTACACACCAAGGAAAGGGGATAGAATTGAAGGAAAAATTGAGGTTGTGTTGCGTGCAATAATTGATAATGGAGTTGATGTGAAGGTGAAACTGAAGCAAAGAAAGCCAATAAAG